In the genome of Gordonia rubripertincta, one region contains:
- a CDS encoding TerD family protein → MPSLTKGQNGPLPTSQIVVTVDLATAADVSALLVTDRGVVRSDNDFVFYNQPTGPGVSLQQSPNGPARLHISTNQIPEEIDAVRAVITLDDTNSTFGRFAPPIARLTDAGGRELYDYTVTGLTSESVVIALEIYRRNLDWKVRAVGQGYAGGFADLVRDHGVSVDEEPTPVPVQAAPTYSPPVTPPPAPTPPPAPTPPPAPPRAPEISLSKDRPVSLTKGQKVTLRKEGGVKLTNIRMGLGWDPVTRRFGRSSAIDLDASVLMFSGGRCVDTVYYGHLTSDDRSIMHSGDNLTGAGEGDDEVINVALQSVSASVDALMFIVTSYRGQTFEEIDNAFCRLVDNTTSAELARYTLKGGMPFTAVAMAVISREGGEWKLRAIGDGFNAKTPKKALPHVGRYL, encoded by the coding sequence ATGCCCTCGCTGACCAAAGGCCAGAACGGCCCGCTGCCGACCTCCCAGATCGTCGTCACCGTCGACCTCGCGACCGCCGCGGACGTATCGGCTCTACTGGTGACCGACCGCGGCGTCGTGCGCAGTGACAACGACTTCGTCTTCTACAACCAGCCCACCGGCCCTGGCGTCTCGCTGCAACAGTCGCCCAACGGCCCGGCGCGCCTGCACATCTCGACCAATCAGATCCCGGAAGAGATCGACGCCGTCCGGGCCGTCATCACGCTCGACGACACGAACTCGACCTTCGGCCGGTTCGCACCGCCGATCGCGCGGCTCACCGATGCAGGGGGCCGCGAACTCTACGACTACACCGTCACCGGCCTCACCTCCGAGTCGGTTGTCATCGCCCTCGAGATCTACCGCCGCAATTTGGACTGGAAGGTGCGCGCCGTCGGGCAGGGTTATGCCGGCGGCTTCGCCGACCTCGTCCGCGACCACGGTGTGAGCGTCGACGAGGAGCCCACTCCGGTTCCCGTCCAGGCCGCGCCGACCTACTCGCCGCCGGTCACTCCCCCACCTGCGCCGACTCCCCCACCTGCACCGACTCCCCCGCCGGCCCCGCCACGCGCACCGGAGATCAGCCTGAGCAAGGATCGTCCGGTCAGCCTGACGAAGGGTCAGAAGGTCACGCTCCGCAAGGAGGGCGGCGTCAAGCTCACCAACATCCGAATGGGCCTCGGCTGGGACCCGGTGACCCGCCGGTTCGGCCGGTCGAGCGCCATCGACCTCGACGCGTCGGTGCTGATGTTCTCCGGAGGCCGGTGCGTCGACACGGTCTACTACGGGCACCTCACGAGCGACGACCGGTCGATCATGCACTCCGGCGACAACCTCACGGGTGCGGGCGAAGGCGACGATGAGGTCATCAACGTTGCGCTGCAATCGGTTTCGGCCTCCGTCGACGCGCTGATGTTCATTGTGACGTCGTACCGCGGGCAGACCTTCGAGGAGATCGACAACGCCTTCTGCCGGCTCGTCGACAACACGACCTCGGCCGAGCTGGCGCGCTACACCCTCAAGGGCGGCATGCCGTTCACTGCCGTCGCGATGGCCGTGATCAGCCGCGAGGGCGGCGAATGGAAGCTGCGCGCCATCGGTGACGGCTTCAACGCCAAGACCCCCAAGAAGGCGCTACCCCACGTGGGCAGGTACCTGTAG
- a CDS encoding YibE/F family protein, whose amino-acid sequence MERKHHGHPHSLTDISHMLSPFARWLVTGTLAVTAVAVTIGMIVLWPSDSEHPVPTQFRSADGGSIQTVNGEVVDQFRANCLNPAAGSVLETADIPVNPVAGGPCILNAVRFDSGEVEGRYTVLEIPTKRAQSGAEPGPEGAPVPGSLDEPQAGQPTLHVGDAIRLSTVPGPEGNRYTFFDFQRGTATIIWAILFIAAIVLVAAWRGFRSIIGLAFAFIVLGGFTLPAILDGSSPVAVAVVSSAVILFVVLYLAHGVSLRTSSALLGTLTSLLMAGLLSWLAIETMNLTGLSGDQTTNLQVYSGNISVSGLLLAGFIIGTLGVLNDVTITQASAAFELAAAGEPTRLATFKAAMRVGRDHIASTVYTLVFAYAGSALPLMLLFSVAQQPLGGLLTTDVVAVELARSFVGGIAIALSVPLTTAIAAALCRPAGTPAAAPAHASS is encoded by the coding sequence GTGGAGCGCAAACATCACGGTCACCCGCACTCGCTGACCGACATCTCCCACATGCTGTCCCCGTTCGCCCGGTGGCTGGTCACCGGGACACTGGCGGTCACCGCGGTGGCCGTGACCATCGGCATGATCGTCCTGTGGCCGTCGGATTCCGAACATCCGGTGCCCACCCAGTTCCGGTCGGCCGACGGCGGGTCGATCCAGACGGTCAATGGCGAGGTCGTCGACCAGTTCCGCGCCAACTGCCTGAACCCGGCGGCGGGCTCGGTCCTCGAGACCGCCGACATCCCCGTCAACCCGGTCGCCGGCGGTCCCTGCATCCTCAATGCGGTGCGCTTCGACTCCGGCGAGGTCGAGGGCCGGTACACCGTGCTGGAGATCCCGACGAAGCGCGCGCAGTCCGGCGCCGAACCGGGTCCCGAGGGCGCGCCCGTACCGGGTTCTCTCGACGAACCCCAGGCCGGTCAGCCCACGCTGCACGTCGGCGACGCGATCCGACTGTCCACGGTCCCCGGCCCGGAGGGCAACCGGTACACGTTCTTCGACTTCCAGCGCGGCACCGCCACGATCATCTGGGCGATCCTGTTCATCGCGGCGATCGTCCTGGTCGCCGCGTGGCGTGGGTTCCGGTCGATCATCGGTCTCGCCTTCGCCTTCATCGTCCTCGGCGGGTTCACCCTGCCCGCCATCCTCGACGGTTCCTCCCCGGTCGCGGTCGCCGTGGTGTCGTCGGCGGTGATCCTGTTCGTCGTGCTCTACCTCGCTCACGGCGTCAGCCTCCGCACGAGTTCGGCCCTGCTGGGCACGCTGACCTCGCTGCTGATGGCAGGCCTGCTGAGCTGGCTCGCCATCGAGACGATGAACCTGACCGGACTGTCCGGCGACCAGACCACCAACCTGCAGGTCTATTCAGGCAACATCTCGGTCAGCGGCCTCCTGCTGGCCGGGTTCATCATCGGAACCCTCGGTGTCCTCAACGACGTCACCATCACGCAGGCGTCGGCGGCCTTCGAGTTGGCCGCCGCCGGTGAACCCACCCGACTCGCGACGTTCAAGGCCGCGATGCGCGTCGGCCGCGACCACATCGCGAGCACCGTCTACACGCTGGTCTTCGCCTACGCCGGCAGCGCCCTGCCACTGATGCTGCTCTTCTCGGTGGCCCAGCAGCCGCTCGGCGGTCTGCTCACCACCGACGTGGTGGCCGTCGAGCTGGCCCGATCCTTCGTCGGCGGCATCGCCATCGCCCTCTCGGTGCCGCTGACAACCGCGATCGCCGCAGCCCTGTGCCGGCCGGCGGGCACACCGGCAGCCGCACCCGCGCACGCGTCGAGCTGA
- a CDS encoding serine/threonine-protein kinase, with product MLLVMTGSRVGTQFGPYRLDALLGRGGMGEVYRAYDTTKERVVAVKLLNPGLADDAMYQERFRRESHAAARLGEPHVIPIHDWGEIDGVLFIDMRLVNGEDLRALLTRETRLEPARAVSIVEQVAAALDAAHADGLTHRDVKPENVLVDANDFAYLVDFGIAYGADDTHLTQTGTAVGSIAYMAPELFDAASPGPGTDIYGLTCVLFECLTGQVPHPAKTVSAAIKAAVLSPPPAPSSVNADVPAAMDAVIRKGLSAEPSERFRSARELAAAARAALAGVSLEKTPADPATSIIKAPHTVIAPVESAHEPTQVRQTTGPENAPGTRQMSGPQTFGESQQIAAGSYYSGPQQYSGPQQYPAAQYPAAYGPPPGYPPYPQPGQRRSTAIPILLGLIAIVLVGIAVVVGILLAGSGGDSSEQAVDPTTPTVTETVAPPTVENAPQGPRAPAAPPPGSAPCDGTVGVGTSVTSCPFAFAVRDAYFLAGQDRSPRVVTAASPVTGQSYSMSCVPEGAIVTCRGGNDAVVHIY from the coding sequence ATGCTGCTGGTCATGACAGGAAGCCGGGTGGGTACGCAGTTCGGGCCATATCGTCTCGACGCGTTGCTCGGCCGGGGCGGCATGGGTGAGGTCTATCGCGCCTACGACACCACCAAGGAACGCGTCGTCGCGGTAAAGCTGCTCAATCCGGGTCTCGCCGACGACGCCATGTACCAGGAGCGATTCCGCCGGGAGTCGCATGCCGCCGCACGTCTCGGCGAACCGCATGTCATCCCCATCCACGACTGGGGCGAGATCGACGGCGTGCTCTTCATCGACATGCGCCTGGTCAACGGTGAAGACCTCCGTGCACTGCTCACCCGTGAGACGAGACTCGAACCGGCGCGCGCGGTCTCGATCGTCGAGCAAGTGGCGGCAGCGCTCGACGCCGCGCACGCCGACGGGCTGACACACCGGGACGTCAAACCGGAGAACGTCCTCGTCGACGCGAACGACTTCGCCTATCTCGTCGACTTCGGCATCGCCTACGGCGCCGACGACACCCACCTGACGCAGACCGGTACCGCCGTCGGCTCGATCGCGTACATGGCACCCGAGCTGTTCGACGCGGCATCCCCGGGGCCCGGGACCGACATCTACGGCCTCACCTGTGTGCTGTTCGAGTGCCTCACCGGCCAGGTGCCCCACCCGGCGAAGACCGTGAGTGCCGCGATCAAGGCCGCGGTGCTGTCGCCCCCGCCCGCGCCGAGTTCGGTCAACGCCGACGTCCCCGCGGCGATGGACGCGGTGATCCGCAAAGGTCTCTCCGCCGAACCGTCCGAGCGTTTCCGGTCGGCGCGGGAACTGGCCGCGGCCGCCCGCGCGGCGCTGGCCGGTGTCTCGCTCGAGAAGACGCCGGCAGACCCGGCGACCAGCATCATCAAGGCACCCCACACCGTCATCGCACCCGTCGAATCGGCCCACGAACCGACGCAGGTCCGCCAGACGACCGGCCCCGAGAACGCCCCCGGAACCCGGCAGATGTCCGGTCCGCAGACCTTCGGGGAGTCGCAGCAGATCGCCGCTGGGTCGTACTACTCAGGGCCTCAACAGTATTCAGGGCCCCAGCAGTACCCGGCGGCGCAGTATCCGGCCGCGTACGGACCGCCGCCCGGATATCCGCCCTATCCGCAACCCGGGCAGCGGCGTTCGACCGCGATACCGATCCTGCTCGGGCTGATCGCGATCGTCCTCGTGGGCATCGCCGTCGTCGTGGGAATCCTGCTCGCGGGCTCGGGTGGCGACAGTTCGGAGCAAGCCGTCGACCCGACCACCCCGACGGTCACCGAGACGGTCGCCCCGCCGACCGTCGAGAACGCACCCCAGGGGCCCCGTGCCCCGGCGGCGCCACCGCCTGGGTCCGCGCCGTGCGACGGGACGGTCGGAGTGGGGACGTCGGTGACCAGCTGCCCGTTCGCCTTCGCGGTCCGGGACGCGTACTTCCTCGCGGGACAGGACCGGTCCCCGCGGGTGGTGACCGCGGCGAGTCCGGTCACCGGTCAGTCGTATTCGATGAGCTGCGTCCCCGAGGGTGCGATCGTCACGTGCCGCGGCGGGAACGACGCGGTGGTGCACATCTACTGA